In the genome of Desulfofarcimen acetoxidans DSM 771, one region contains:
- a CDS encoding ATP-binding cassette domain-containing protein translates to MANIIEVENLFYCYRDGTKALKGLSLNIEENSKVALLGPNGAGKSTFLLHLNGIHLPQKGAIRVLGSEINKKTEKWVRSQVGLVFQDPDDQVFSASVWEDVAFGPVNMGLSQSEVDERTETALRAVRMYDFRDKPPYHLSYGQKKRVAIAGVLAMRPQVIVLDEPVAYLDPKGKETLMEILDGLHAAGTTVMIATHDVDLAAEWASQVIIIKNGVTLAAGDNSLLNRDDIVQAAELRYPVVAQIFRQLPELGLSKLPLTIKEAVETIKEIYCKQER, encoded by the coding sequence ATGGCCAACATTATTGAAGTAGAGAATTTGTTTTACTGCTACAGGGATGGTACTAAGGCCTTAAAGGGTTTGTCGTTAAATATTGAAGAAAACTCCAAAGTTGCCCTGCTGGGGCCTAACGGAGCGGGTAAGTCAACTTTTTTGCTGCATTTAAACGGTATCCATTTACCTCAAAAGGGTGCAATCAGAGTGCTGGGAAGTGAGATTAATAAAAAAACTGAGAAGTGGGTGCGCAGTCAGGTAGGTCTGGTTTTTCAGGATCCGGATGATCAGGTGTTTTCAGCTTCTGTTTGGGAGGATGTAGCTTTTGGTCCCGTGAACATGGGGCTCAGTCAGTCGGAAGTAGATGAAAGAACGGAAACGGCTTTACGTGCTGTGCGTATGTATGATTTCCGGGACAAGCCTCCTTATCACTTGAGTTACGGGCAGAAAAAGAGAGTTGCTATAGCCGGGGTGCTGGCCATGCGACCTCAGGTGATAGTTCTGGATGAACCAGTAGCCTATCTTGACCCAAAAGGTAAGGAAACTTTAATGGAAATACTGGATGGCCTGCATGCTGCGGGAACTACCGTAATGATAGCTACGCATGATGTGGATTTGGCGGCGGAATGGGCTAGTCAGGTAATTATAATTAAAAATGGTGTTACTCTAGCTGCAGGTGATAATTCGCTCTTAAACAGAGACGATATAGTTCAGGCAGCTGAGCTTAGATACCCTGTTGTTGCACAGATATTCAGGCAGCTGCCTGAACTGGGTTTAAGTAAATTGCCGCTGACAATTAAGGAAGCGGTCGAAACAATCAAAGAAATTTATTGTAAACAGGAGAGGTAA
- a CDS encoding DUF4198 domain-containing protein gives MSSHIWMEPTHMHFHTGHVAQIKLYRGEMMQPQPLADVEAELKLYKPDGTEERLISGEIKDDYYLINFEPETEGFYTLTARDVNGCYAKIIVPVGHHLQGPVNPVGEDLEVTPDFVQEYHLKDMIKISVSAAGNPLADASIKATYHFYDGNDYPYTFFADASGRAQFIFPEKGHWMFAVTSEGRRATYVVMGVR, from the coding sequence ATGAGCAGTCATATTTGGATGGAGCCTACCCATATGCACTTCCACACCGGGCATGTGGCTCAAATTAAGCTGTACCGGGGAGAAATGATGCAGCCTCAGCCACTGGCAGACGTGGAAGCAGAATTGAAGCTGTACAAACCTGACGGTACAGAAGAAAGACTTATTTCAGGAGAAATTAAGGATGACTACTATTTAATTAATTTTGAACCTGAAACGGAGGGTTTTTATACTCTTACTGCCAGGGACGTAAATGGTTGCTATGCTAAAATAATTGTTCCGGTAGGTCATCACCTTCAGGGTCCAGTTAATCCGGTTGGAGAAGATCTGGAAGTAACTCCTGATTTTGTGCAGGAATATCATTTAAAGGACATGATCAAGATTAGCGTGTCGGCTGCCGGAAATCCTCTGGCAGATGCGTCTATTAAGGCAACTTATCATTTTTATGACGGTAATGATTATCCTTATACTTTTTTTGCTGACGCTAGCGGGCGGGCACAATTTATTTTTCCGGAAAAAGGCCACTGGATGTTTGCAGTGACCAGTGAGGGTCGTAGGGCTACTTATGTTGTTATGGGAGTAAGGTAG
- the cbiQ gene encoding cobalt ECF transporter T component CbiQ, translating to MDILLGKVKENSPLYKVDARAKVVAILIFIAFTSTLRALPVLGAAAVFMLSLAAAAKITPGIILKRLFWVIPFAGGMIVFFPFIIPGDAVFQLNFGLFILTATDQGISHAVMLSLRVFVAVMAVTLLVSTTKFNEITRALISLKVPTIFVELIEFTIRYIFVLTDEVARMKTARRARNFQNGGSLFCRHTFKTLGNSVAVLFIRSYERGERIYNAMLARCYAGHVRTNEQLSMRTADWCWSLSIAAAGLCLRLVEFGGVVWPTLLK from the coding sequence TTGGATATACTGTTGGGAAAAGTAAAAGAAAATTCCCCTCTTTATAAAGTTGATGCTAGGGCAAAGGTTGTAGCTATTCTGATATTTATTGCTTTTACCTCTACTCTTCGGGCCTTACCCGTTTTGGGTGCCGCTGCTGTATTTATGCTGAGTCTGGCTGCAGCGGCTAAAATTACTCCTGGGATAATTTTAAAAAGATTGTTCTGGGTTATACCCTTTGCCGGTGGTATGATTGTATTTTTCCCTTTTATCATTCCCGGAGATGCTGTCTTTCAACTGAACTTTGGACTTTTTATTCTGACTGCCACTGACCAGGGAATATCTCATGCGGTTATGTTGTCTTTGAGGGTTTTTGTGGCTGTTATGGCTGTTACTTTGCTCGTGAGTACCACCAAATTTAATGAAATAACCCGTGCTCTGATTAGTTTAAAAGTACCGACAATTTTTGTCGAACTTATTGAGTTTACCATAAGATATATTTTTGTTTTGACAGATGAAGTTGCCCGCATGAAAACTGCCAGGCGGGCAAGGAACTTTCAAAATGGCGGATCACTTTTTTGCAGGCACACTTTCAAGACTTTAGGCAATTCTGTTGCTGTACTTTTTATCAGATCCTACGAGCGTGGCGAGCGCATATACAATGCAATGCTGGCCAGGTGTTATGCAGGTCATGTTAGGACGAATGAACAGTTATCAATGAGAACTGCTGACTGGTGCTGGAGTTTGAGTATTGCAGCAGCCGGTTTATGCTTAAGGCTGGTGGAGTTTGGAGGAGTTGTATGGCCAACATTATTGAAGTAG